GGAACATTTATCAACACATCTCGCCGCGTTCAAAGAACTAGAAAAGCAAGCGAACCAGTAGGTGGCGTAGAGCCTGACTGGAAAGTAGTTTGCAACATCGCAAAAGCTATGGGACTTGAGGGATTTGACTTCTTAAGTGCAGAAGAGGTTTGGGACGAGCTTAGAAAACTAATGCCTAAATTCTTTGGTGGTATCAGCTACTATAGACTTGAAAAACTAGGTGGCATCAGCTGGCCATGCCCTGATGAAGATCACCCAGGTACACCTGATCTTTATACTGATCATAAATCAATGCTACCTGATGGTAAATTCCGCCTAGCTCCAGTACTTTACGCTGACGATAAAGATAAGCGTGCGAGCATGGAGGCTGAATTTAAAGCCAAAATGCATATACCTGATGGCTATCCAGTAGGCTCAGGTGCAATGAGTGAAGTACCTGATGAGGTCTATCCTTGCTTATTTACGACGGGCAGAAAAGTTTATCACTACCACACAGGAACGATGACAAGAGAGTGCCCACCGTTAGAGTATGGCGCTGGCATCGAAGGTCCGCTAATCGAAGTAAGCCCTGATATCGCAAGAGAAAGAGAGCTAGAAGATGGCTGCTACGCAATGGTAGAGAATAAACGTGGTAGGATCGCAGCTAAACTTCGCGTAAATCCTGACCTTAGAGAAAGCACGATATTTACGACTTTCCACTATAGTGAGGCTGACGGTAACGAGCTTGCAAACGCACAAGATCACGACCCACTCTCAGGTATCACACCTCTTAAGATCACTATAGCTAACATAAAAAGGTTAAGCGAAGAGGAGTATATAGCATTTAGACAACAAAACGAGATGTCTATGCACTCTGAAAAACCTTATCTTTCACCTGTTAGATCATAATTTCAAGGGCGCAATGCCCTTGGATCATACAATTTACCAAAAATATTTTCTCATAGAGCCTACATTAAAAAATTTGATATAAAAATTATTTTTAATATTTATATTAAGAAAATATTATAAAATACAAATATTTTTTTAATAAAGGATAAATAATGACATTTGGAACATCTGTAGTAACTTGCTTTAGTAAGTATGTAAATTTTCAAGGAAGGGCAAGTAGATCTGAGTTTTGGTGGTTTGCCCTTTTCAATGCCTTAGTAGAAATTTGTACTTTTTTTCTTGATAAGGCTAAAGGAGAAGATACCTTAACAATATCAACTATTATAGGTTTGATATTGATTTTGCCATGGTTTTCTGCACAGGCAAGAAGACTGCACGATATAGACAAAAGTGCTTGGTGGCTTCTATTAAACATTATCGTTCTTGGTCAAATAATTATACTTATAATGTGTATATTTCCTGGCTCTCAAGGCGCAAATAGTTTTGGGGAGGATCCTCTTTTACAACCAGAAGACAGCGGTATAAAAATAGAAAATAACTAAAATTGCAAATTTTGTTTATGAGATCAAGGCATTTCATAAACAAATCAACTTCTAAGAACTAGAAAACAAAAACAACTAGAAAAATTTTAAGAAATAAAAACATAGTCAGTTCTGTCTTTTAAATTTAGAGCATGAGGAATTTAAACTCTTTTGAGCGCCTTTTGGTTTGCTTAGTCTGCTTATGGCTTACAAAGATTATTATTTAAATTTAAAATTTGGCTACTTCATAAAAAATAAATTTAGCTTGGCAGCCTTTTAAATTTAAAGCTAAAACGGGCTGTCGATTTTATAAATTTAATCCTTCCAAAGCCACCATTTTAACTTGGCTTTGTCGTGACTGGGCGTATTTGCATAGTAGCAAACCGTGCGGTAAACATAGAGGATACACCTATCACTGCCACGTCCAAGCACCTTTGTGCGCTCAAACATCTCTTCAATATCCGCGCCCTTTAGCGAAGCGATATCCTCGTAGCCAAGTGCCAGCAGATCCGCCTGCGTCGCCTCGCCAACATATGGGATTTTCTTAAAATCGCTCAAAATTTACCTCAAATTTCTTTTAAATTCCACCAAGCTCACTGCTTTTAATAAAATTTTAAATTTTATTCGTGCGCTACAAAGCTTGCTAAATTTCATCTTGCTACTACGCTAAGTCGCTATCCAAGCTTCTGGCGAGGTGGTTTAATTAAAATTTATTACGCGAAAAGTCATGCTTAAAATGACTTTAGATCAAATTTTATGCAAGCTAGGGCGCTAAATTTGCTCCAAAATTCTCTCGCAAATTTCTCTTGGGTTTGCGTTTTCATAAATCGGCCTGCCAACTACAATAAAGTCGCTGTCCTCTTGCTTTGCGCTAACTAAATTTGCAACCCTCTTTTGATCGCCAGCACTCTCGCCAAAAGGCCTAACTCCAGGGCAAAGCGTGATGAAATTTTGATCTGTCACCTCTTTTATGAGCTTGCTTTCAAAGACCGAGCAGACCATGCCGTCAAGCCCCGCTTCAAAGCTCATCTGGCTAAATTTCCTAACCGAGCGAGATAACGTATCGTTATAAACCGCTTCAAATTCGCTTTCGTTAAAGCTAGTAAGTGCTGATACAGCAAGCACCAAAGGGCGATTTTGTAGCGCATTAAGACGCTCCATAACGGTTTTCATCGCTCTCTCGCCAGCGCTTGCATGCAAATTTATCATATCCACGCCTATCTTTGAGACGACCTCAGCAGCGTCTGCCATCGTGTTTGGGATGTCATAGAGCTTTAGATCAAGGAAGATTTTAAACTCCCCTGCCCCTTTTAGCTCCTCTATAAATTTAGCTCCGTCTCTAAGATAGCTTCTAAGCCCCACTTTTAGCCAAAGATCAAGCCCTTTTAGCTCGCGCACGAGGGCTAAATTTTCATCCTTGCTCGCCATGTCAAGAGCGACACAGAGCCTCATAGATCGCCCTTTATCTTATCTAGCACGCCGTTTATAAATTTTGGCGCCTGATCGCTTCCAAGCTCTTTTGCAAGCTCGATCGCCTCATTTATGATGACAGCTTTATCTGTCTGACTAAATTTCATCTCATAAAGCCCAAGTCTAAGGATAGCAAGCTCTGTTGCACCAACCTTGCTAAAGTCGCCATCTTTTAGGTGCGGTTTTAAAATTTCATCTAGTTTTTCTTTATTTGCCAGCACCTCTTTAAAGGTCTGCTGCGCCTCATTTTTGCGCTCATTTCTTATCTTTTTCTCTTCTAAAAATTCCTCTTCAAACTCCGCAGTTACAGGGTTTATCTCGTTTGAGTAAAGTAGCGAAACTATGGCTTGTCTGACCTGATGACGCGTTGCCATTTTACTCTCCTAGCTTTTTGTATAAATTTAGCATCTCTATAACGCCTGTCATCGCTTCAAAGCCCTTGTTTCCAGCTTTGCTGCCAGCTCGCTCGATCGCTTGCTCGATGTTATCTACTGTTAGCACGCCAAATGTGACTGGTTTTGCGTATTTTAGCGTCACGTTTGCGATGCCTTTGGTAGTTTCTGCGCTTACGTAGTCAAAGTGTGGCGTTGCGCCTCTTATCACCGCTCCCACGCAGCAAACCGCGTCAAATTTACCGCTTGCAAGCACCTTTTCAAGCGCCATAGGTATCTCAAATGCGCCAGGGACTAGCACTAAAGTTAAATTTTTCTCATCGCCGCCGTGGCGTAAAAATGCATCTTTTGCGCCCTCTACCAAGCGGTCTGTGATGATGTGGTTAAACCTTGCGTTTATGATCGCTATCTTCTCATCGCCTTTTAAAGCTAAATTTCCTTCGATTATTTTCATATTTGCTCCTTTATTTTTTATGCAAGTTTAGCAAAAGCTTGTTTAAAAATAGACCCTTCGTCAAACTATCTTTAGCATGATGACGCTAAAGATGATGAGCGCTAAAAACAAGGCTTTTTTAAAATTTATCTTCTCACCTTCAAAAACTACGCCCACCACGGCTGCTCCGATCGCTCCGATGCCTGTCCAGATCGCATACGCCACCGACATAGCGATAGTTTGCATCGCATAGCTAAGTAGCGTTAGAGAAAGGGCGAAATTTCCAAGCAAAAGGATGAAATTTGCCCACTTTTTTACGCCTGTGCTTTTTGAAAATTTCGTGATAAAAAAGACGCCAGAGACCTCGCAACATCCAGCTAGTAAAAGCGCTAAAAAGTGGATCATTCTTTTATGCCTTTTAGCCCAAGCACGCCTAAAATTAGCGTCGCTATGAAAAACAGCCTAATGAAATTTGGCATGATCCCGCTTGCTACGTAGTCACTAACGATCTCAGCTATGACGATAAAAGCCGTTCCAAAGCCTACAAATACAGCATAAGAGATGCTTACGGGCAGATACTTTAAAGCCTTCATAAACGAGACAAAACTTATGCTAACAAGCAGCGTCGTAAGCAAAAATTCACTTAAATTTGACGCGTGCTTTAGCCCATACGCCCAGCCACACTCAGCCACCGCACCTAGAAATATCCATAAAAAGCCTTTATTTGACATAAATTTACTTCATGCCTTTTATGGTATCAACGATCTCTTTTACATTTGCGCTAATCGCCTTATTTTCAAAGCTATCATCGTTATTTTGTCCAACTAGCCCCTTTAAATTTCCAAAGACTCCAGGGTTAAACCTTAGCTCACTAGAGCTATAATGCCTCAAAACTTCGCCATTTCTAACAACTTCTACCTCATAAGTAAGGTAGATATTGCCCATCCTATCGCTTTTAGCAAAGGTCGCCTCGCCCATAAATTCCCTGCGGTGAGCTATCTTTATCTTTAGCTCGTCGCTAGAATTTGGATCGAGCAAATTTTCTTTTGTAAGCGCCTCTAAAATTTGCTTGTTATACTTTTTCTCGATCATCTTTGGGCTTTGATAGAAAAATTTTGTCGGTTCGTGGCGCTGCACATGAGTGTAGCTAATGCCCTCAAATTTATACTTGCCAGCAAGTGGCACCTTTGGCTGAGATGAGCCACAACCTACTAAAAATAACACTCCTAAAAGTAGCGCTAAAATCCTTTTCATCCCTCTCTCCTTAGTTTAAAAATTTAAAATTTCCTCTATCTTTAGCGTGTCATTTACGACCTTTTCAAGCTCGTCTAAATTTAGCATATTTGGTCCGTCGCAAAGCGCCTCGCAAGGGTTTATGTGCGTCTCATAGAAAAATCCATCCACCCCAACGCTAGCTGCTGCTCTAGCAAGATACGGCACAAACCTAGCATCTCCGCCACTTTTTTCGCCAAGTGCGCTTGGCATCTGCACGCTGTGGGTCGCGTCAAAAATGACCGGCGCAAATTCTCTCATCATCACCAAATTTCTCATATCAACGACTAAATTTCCATATCCAAAGGTGCTACCTCTCTCCGTTAGCCAGACGCCATTTGCCTTTGCGACCTCGTATCCATCGCCATTTACGCCGCGCGTTTCTAGCACCTTTTTAACAGAGTGCTTCATAGCAGATGCCGCTAAAAACTGCCCTTTTTTGATATTTACGACCGCTTTTGTCTTTGCAGCTGCCACGAGCAAATCAGTCTGACGGCACAAAAACGCAGGGATCTGCAGCACATCAGCCACTTCGCCAACTGGTTGAGCTTGATAGCTCTCGTGGATGTCGGTTAAAATTTTAAAGCCAAATTCTTTTTTCACCTCAGCTAAAATTTCACAACCTTTTTCTAGCCCAGGGCCACGAAATGAGCTAATACTCGTGCGATTTGCCTTGTCAAAGCTAGACTTAAAGTAAAAATCAAGCTTTGGATTTTCGTTAAATTTAACTAACCTTTTTGCCACTTCAAAAACAAGCTCCTTGCTCTCTATCACGCAAGGTCCAGCGATTAAGATCATTTTTTCTCCTTTATTTTTCTTTAACAACTAAAATTCCACTCACCACGACAAGCACGATACCTGCGAGCGCTAGGTGATTTGGCAACGCATCGCCCATAAAATAGCCAATTATAAGCGTAAAAATGACGTCTGCGTAGCTAACCGCAGCGATCACGCCAGCTTTTTTGCCAACCGCAAATGCCTTTGTCATAAACGCCTGAAAATAGTAGCCACTAAGCCCCATTAGCAAGATAAAAACGACATTGTGCCAGCTTGGCATAGCAAATTTAGAAAATAAAAAATCCAAAGGCTCGTATGTAAAAAACTCAGCCATCCCCATGCAAATAAGCGGCAAAAACGAGCCCCAAAGCATGAAGCTTAGCACGATCACGTTTGTGCCGTAGCTCTTGTTTAGCTCCTTGACACTCGTGTAGGCAATAGCCGCTCCAAGACCACTCCAAATGCCGATGATATCGGTTTTATTGATACCTAAATTTGGCTGGATAACAAGCAAAATTCCACCAAATCCTAAAAAGACAGCAAACCAGCCAAGCGAGCTTAGACGCTCCTTAAAAACAATAGCTGCGAGAATGGCTGTGAAGATTGGATTTGTCTTTTGAAATGTAAAGGCTGTGGCTAAATTTACATGTGCTACGTTATAAAAAAAGGCAAAAAGCGCCACCGTGCCCACAAAACCGCGAAACATTAGCAAGAAAAAGTGCCCGCCAGTTTGTTTAAATGGAAATTTATATATGGCGTAGATGACGATGAAAAGTCCGATCAAATTTCTAAAAAAAACAACTTCGATAGAAGGCATATCTTTGCTCAGATACTTTGCAAATGCGCCAGTCACGGCAAACATAAAGCAAGCAAAGAGCATATAAAAAATGCCAAGATGTGAAATATAAAATCTTTTTAACATCGCAAAACCTCTAAATTTAAAGCACTCATTTTAATAAAAAATGGCTTAAATTTTGGTTGATTTTTTCTTTTATTTCGGCGCTTTTAAGCGTAATTTTATACTTTATATAAGAGAAAAATTTGTATAATCAGCCATCATAAAAAGGACAAAATTTGCAAAAAGTAATATTAGTAGGCAAGCCAAATGTCGGCAAAAGCTCACTTTTTAACCGCTTAGCAAGAAGACGCATCGCCATAACAAGCGACGTTAGCGGCACTACAAGAGATACAAATAAAGCTAAGATCGAAGTTGAGGGCAAAGAGTGTATATTAATCGACAGCGGCGGGCTTGATGATAGCAGCGAGCTTTTTAAAAACGTAAAAGCAAAGACCTTGGCAGAGGCTAGAAATTCAGACGTCATCCTCTATATGGTCGATGGCAAAATGATGCCAGATGACGAGGATAGAGCCATTTTTTACGAGCTTAGCAAGCTAAATTTACCAATCGCTCTAGTCATAAATAAAATCGACAGCAAAAAAGACGAGCAAAGAGAGTGGGAATTTGTAAGTTTTGGCGCAAAAAACTCATTTGGCATTTCAGTAAGCCACAACACTGGCGTCGATGAGCTTAGCATCTGGCTAGCAAAACACTTAGAAGCGAAAGTGCAGATAAAGGCCGATACGAGCGATGATTTTGATGATTTTTTAGAAAACTATAACGACGAGGGCGAGCTAAGCGACGAGATAGACTATGAGAGCAAAAACATCAGAGTTGGCATCATAGGTCGCGTAAATGTCGGCAAAAGCTCACTTCTAAATGCCCTTGTAAAAGAGAGCCGCGCCGTTGTTAGCGACGTGGCAGGCACTACGATCGACCCGGTCAATGAAATTTACGAGCATGATGGCAGAGTTTTTGAGTTTGTCGATACCGCTGGTATCAGAAAGCGCGGCAAGATCGAGGGTATCGAGAGATACGCGCTAAATAGAACTGAGAAAATTTTAGAAGAGACGGACGTGGCGCTACTAGTACTTGATAGCTCTGAGCCACTAACTGAGCTTGATGAGCGCATCGCTGGCATCGCCTCGAAATTTGAGCTTGGCGTCATCATCGTGCTAAACAAATGGGACAAAAGCAGTGAAGAATTTGACGAGCTTTGCAAGGAGATAAAAGATAGGTTTAAATTTCTCGCATACGCACCGATCATCAGCGTTTCGGCACTTGGCGGCAAAAGAGTGCATAAAATTTACCCGCTCATAGTTGAAATTTATAAAAACTACACCCAAAAAATCCAAACTTCAAAGCTAAATGAAGTGATCGGCGAAGCGACCAAAGCGCATCCACTGCCACGAGATAAAGGCAGGGTCGTGAAAATCTACTACGCAGTGCAGTTTAAAACAGCGCCTATCATGATAGCACTCATCATGAACCGCCCAAAATGCCTGCACTTTAGCTACAAACGCTACCTAACAAACAAGCTTAGAGAGAGCTTTAGCTTAGCTGGCGTGCCTATCGTGCTAATCCCTAAAAAACGTGGAGAGAGTAATGAAGACAAAGAACAATAATATCGTTTTGATAGGGTTTATGGGTGTTGGCAAGGGCACAACCGCAAGGGCACTAAGTAAGGCGCTAAAGACGATGAACCTTGACTGCGATGATCTTCTTGAAAGCTCGCAAAATATGAAGATAAAAACCATATTTGAAGAGTACGGAGAGGAGCATTTTAGGCAGCTTGAGAAAGACCTTGCTAAATTTCTAGCGACAAATGTCAAAAATGCGATCATCTCGACAGGTGGCGGCTTTGCGAAGGTTAAAAATTTAAAGAAAATTGGCACTATAATCTATCTAAAAGCAAGCTTTGGTGCGATCATGCAGAGGCTAAAAAATAGCAAAAATAGCGAGAAAAAACTCGCCAAACGCCCACTTTTAAGCGACCTAAAAAAGGCTGAGGCACTTCATCTGGAGCGAGAAAAGCTCTACGAGAAAAAGGCTGATTATATCGTTGAAGTCGAGGGCAAAACTCCAAAACAGATCGTAAAAGAGATAAGGATACTTTTAAAAGTTTAGTTGCAAAGTGGCGAGGGCTACTTGCAACGATAAATTTCAAGATCAGGCTAGATGGCTGTCTGGCGTGGTGTTGGAATTTGTGATGTTGGGCCAAATTTAACGTTTTGTAGTGAGAAATTTTGGCGAAATTTTGAGATGAATTTTTGCTTCACTTTGATAGAGCGTTAAAGCAGCAAATGTTGTGCAGTCAAATTTTAATCAAGACTAGGCATTTAGCCTACGAGATAAATTTTAAGATCAAGCTAGACACATAAAGTCTAACGTGATGTTAAAATTTAAACGTTTTGGCGAAGAGTTTTTTGTTTAGGCGAGGCGAAATTTTGTTTTTAAGTGAGAGCTAGAGCTAGCAAACTAAATTTTAAGATTAGGCTAGATAAAAATATCTACCCTGATGTTGAAATTTAACAAAGCATTTTGGCGAAGTATCGTGAGATGATTTTGATAGTTGTGTAGAAATTTTAAGCCGAGGCTAGACACATAGTCTGCCAAAAGCTTAAAATTTCAAATCTCTATCAAAAGCGCTCGCGAGAAAAAGCCAAAAACGAAAGGATAAGATGAGAGTACTAACCGGCCTCCAACCCTCCGGCAAACTACACCTTGGCAACTATTTTGCCTCGATAAAGCAGATGGTTGATATGCAAGAAAAAAACGAGATGTTTATGTTTATAGCAAACTACCATGCGATGACCAGCCTTAGCGACGGCAAGGCGCTAAAGCAAAACACCTTTGACGCTGCATGTGCCTTTTTGGCGCTTGGGATCGACCCAAACAAAAGCACGTTTTGGGTGCAAAGTGACGTTAAAGACGTGCTTGAGCTTTACTGGGTGCTAAGTCAGCACACGCCTATGGGCCTACTTGAGCGCGCGCATAGTTACAAAGATAAAGTCGCAAAAGGTCTTAGCTCGCACCACGGACTCTTTAGCTATCCAGTTTTGATGGCAGCTGATATCTTGCTTTATAATGCGCAGATCGTACCCGTGGGCAAAGACCAGATCCAGCATGTAGAAATCGCTCGTGATATCGCTATTAAATTTAACAACGAGCATGGAGAAATTTTTACATTGCCTGAGGCAAAGATCGATGAAAATGTCGCCACCGTGCCTGGCACAAATGGCGAAAAGATGAGTAAAAGCTACGGCAATACAATCGACATCTTTGCCGATGCTAAAACGCTTAAAAAGCAAATTTCTAGCATCGTGACAGACGGCACACCGCTTGAAGAGCCAAAACAGTGGCAAAACTGCAACGTCTATAATATCGCCAAACTTTTCTTAGACGAGAGTGGGCAAAAAGAGCTTCAAGCTAGATATGAGCGTGGTGGCGAAGGTCATGGGCACTTTAAAGCTTATCTAAATGAGCTTATTTGGGACTATTTTAAAGATGCGAGAGAGAAATTTGAGCATTATCAAAATAACCCTGACGAAGTGTCTGGAATTTTAGAAATAGGAGCCAAAAAGGCAAGTAATGTTGCTCAAACAACGATAAAAAAAGTTCGTGAAGCGGTTGGAATTTACAGATAAGGAAAAATATGCAAAATTTATATCCCTACGCGCAGATAATTCACCTTTTTTGCGCGATTATCTTTGTTGGTTATCTATTTTTTGATGTGGTCATCTTAAGAGCGGCGAGCAAAAAGCTGCCACCAGAGCTTGCACAAAAAGCAAAGCAAGCCATCGGCTCGGTAGCTGTTAGGATCATGCCTATTTGCGTGCTACTTTTAGTTTTAACTGGTGGAATGATGATGAGTAACTGGGTAGGCAGCAAGGCTGGAGGCTACTTTGAGACAAATTTACAGATCGTTTTTATGATCAAATTTTGCTTAGCGATGGTGATCGTGGCTGCGGTGATAGTAAATTTAAGCTGCAAATTTATATTTAAGCGCCCTAGCCCACTTGGCAACATCCACCCTATCGCGCTTACGCTTGCGGTGGCGATCGTCTTGCTTGCAAAAGTTATGTTTATGGTTTAAGGATAGAATAAGGAGAGGATAATGATAAATTTAAAACTACTTGAGACAAACTACGATGAATTCGTAAAAAAACTAGAGGGCAAAAACGTTAAAGCTAGCCTATTAGACGAACTTTTGCACACTTTTAACGAGCTAAAGCAAAAGCGCAAAGCACTTGAAAATTTCCAAGCGATCCAAAACGCAAAGAGCAAAGAGCTTGGCGTAAAAGCAAGAGCTGGTGAGGACGTAAGTGAGCTTAAGAGTGAGCTAAATTTAAACAAAGCTGCCCTTGCTGACGCTGATGAGATCGTTAAACAATACGAAGAAAAGCTTGAGCAAATTTCATTTAGCGTGCCAAATATCACCGACGATGACGTGCCATTTGGCAAGGATGAGGACGATAACGTCTGCATAAAAACGGTGCTTGAGCCAACTAAATTTGACTTTAAGCCAAAGGAGCACTGGGAGCTAGGCGAGAGCCTTGGCTGGCTTGACTTTGAAAGAGGCGCAAAGCTCTCAGGATCTCGCTTTACCGTGCTTCGCGGCATGGGAGCAAGGCTTAGTAGAGCGCTTGTTAATTACATGATCGACTTTAACAGCTCGCGTGGCTTTGAGCTTGTAAATGTCCCTTATCTAGTAAGCTCAAACACACTTTTTGGCACCGGTCAGCTACCTAAATTTGAAGAGGATCTTTACAAGGTGCGTGACGAGGATCTCTACCTCATACCAACTAGCGAAGTGCCTGTGACAAATTTATACAATGACACCATCATTGAAGCCGAGCAGCTACCTATAAAGATGACTTGCTACTCAGCATGCTTCCGCCAAGAGGCAGGCTCGGCAGGGCGCGACACAAGGGGCATGATCCGCCAGCACCAGTTTGAAAAAGTAGAGCTTGTAAGCATCACAAAACCTGATCAAAGCGAGGGCGTGCTTGCTGAGATGATATCTTGTGCTAGCGACTTGCTAACTAGCCTTGGTTTGCCTCACCGCCACATGCTTCTTTGTAGCGGCGATCTAGGCTTTAGCGCGGCAAAGACAGTGGATCTTGAGGTTTGGCTACCAGGTCAAGGCAAATACCGCGAGATAAGCTCTATCTCTAATACTCGTGATTTTCAAGCAAGAAGAGCCAAAATTCGCTTTAAAGATGGCAAGAAAAATATGCTTGTAAATACCCTAAATGGCTCAAGTCTGGCAGTTGGCAGGACGCTAATAGCGATAATGGAGAACTACCAAAAAGCTGATGGCACTATCGAAATTCCAGAAGTTCTTAAAAGGTATATGTAGTGGCTGATGAAGAGGTTGTAGTTCTAAAACCACCTGGCGAGCAAGCAGAGCAAGCGCCTGAAGAGGCAAAAGCAGAGGCACCTGAAGAGATCGTCTCGCTTGAGAGCATCGCAAATGATGGCGTGCTTCAAGATGAGAGCATCCCAGAGCCAATACCTGTAAAAAAGAGCAAGAAAAAGCTCTTTATCATCATCGGCGCGGCTGCTTTGGTGCTTGTCATTTTGATCGCTGTTTTGCTAATTGTCTTATTAAAAAAAGATAAAAAAGAGGAGATAGATACTACAGCTATCGTAAAAAATATAGAAAACAACTACCAAACGCAAAATTTTGGCGCTTCAAAGATCGATGAGATGATAAACAAGGCTAACCAGCTCTATGAGCGTGGCAATAAATTTGAAGCGTTAAAAATTTATGAAAACATAGCTGTTTATAACCAGTCTCTCTCAAACTACAACCTCGGCGTTTCGCAGATGAAACAAGAAAAATGCGACGAAGCGATCATCTCGTTTAACAAAGCGATAACCGACCGCGAAAACACCGCAGTGAGCGCCATAAACGCCGCTGTTTGCTCGCTTGAGCTAAATAACACCAAAAATTTCAACTACTACATAGGGCT
Above is a window of Campylobacter concisus DNA encoding:
- the nusB gene encoding transcription antitermination factor NusB; translated protein: MATRHQVRQAIVSLLYSNEINPVTAEFEEEFLEEKKIRNERKNEAQQTFKEVLANKEKLDEILKPHLKDGDFSKVGATELAILRLGLYEMKFSQTDKAVIINEAIELAKELGSDQAPKFINGVLDKIKGDL
- the der gene encoding ribosome biogenesis GTPase Der, whose translation is MQKVILVGKPNVGKSSLFNRLARRRIAITSDVSGTTRDTNKAKIEVEGKECILIDSGGLDDSSELFKNVKAKTLAEARNSDVILYMVDGKMMPDDEDRAIFYELSKLNLPIALVINKIDSKKDEQREWEFVSFGAKNSFGISVSHNTGVDELSIWLAKHLEAKVQIKADTSDDFDDFLENYNDEGELSDEIDYESKNIRVGIIGRVNVGKSSLLNALVKESRAVVSDVAGTTIDPVNEIYEHDGRVFEFVDTAGIRKRGKIEGIERYALNRTEKILEETDVALLVLDSSEPLTELDERIAGIASKFELGVIIVLNKWDKSSEEFDELCKEIKDRFKFLAYAPIISVSALGGKRVHKIYPLIVEIYKNYTQKIQTSKLNEVIGEATKAHPLPRDKGRVVKIYYAVQFKTAPIMIALIMNRPKCLHFSYKRYLTNKLRESFSLAGVPIVLIPKKRGESNEDKEQ
- a CDS encoding copper resistance protein CopD, which encodes MQNLYPYAQIIHLFCAIIFVGYLFFDVVILRAASKKLPPELAQKAKQAIGSVAVRIMPICVLLLVLTGGMMMSNWVGSKAGGYFETNLQIVFMIKFCLAMVIVAAVIVNLSCKFIFKRPSPLGNIHPIALTLAVAIVLLAKVMFMV
- a CDS encoding DMT family transporter gives rise to the protein MSNKGFLWIFLGAVAECGWAYGLKHASNLSEFLLTTLLVSISFVSFMKALKYLPVSISYAVFVGFGTAFIVIAEIVSDYVASGIMPNFIRLFFIATLILGVLGLKGIKE
- a CDS encoding shikimate kinase translates to MKTKNNNIVLIGFMGVGKGTTARALSKALKTMNLDCDDLLESSQNMKIKTIFEEYGEEHFRQLEKDLAKFLATNVKNAIISTGGGFAKVKNLKKIGTIIYLKASFGAIMQRLKNSKNSEKKLAKRPLLSDLKKAEALHLEREKLYEKKADYIVEVEGKTPKQIVKEIRILLKV
- the pyrF gene encoding orotidine-5'-phosphate decarboxylase codes for the protein MRLCVALDMASKDENLALVRELKGLDLWLKVGLRSYLRDGAKFIEELKGAGEFKIFLDLKLYDIPNTMADAAEVVSKIGVDMINLHASAGERAMKTVMERLNALQNRPLVLAVSALTSFNESEFEAVYNDTLSRSVRKFSQMSFEAGLDGMVCSVFESKLIKEVTDQNFITLCPGVRPFGESAGDQKRVANLVSAKQEDSDFIVVGRPIYENANPREICERILEQI
- the trpS gene encoding tryptophan--tRNA ligase yields the protein MRVLTGLQPSGKLHLGNYFASIKQMVDMQEKNEMFMFIANYHAMTSLSDGKALKQNTFDAACAFLALGIDPNKSTFWVQSDVKDVLELYWVLSQHTPMGLLERAHSYKDKVAKGLSSHHGLFSYPVLMAADILLYNAQIVPVGKDQIQHVEIARDIAIKFNNEHGEIFTLPEAKIDENVATVPGTNGEKMSKSYGNTIDIFADAKTLKKQISSIVTDGTPLEEPKQWQNCNVYNIAKLFLDESGQKELQARYERGGEGHGHFKAYLNELIWDYFKDAREKFEHYQNNPDEVSGILEIGAKKASNVAQTTIKKVREAVGIYR
- a CDS encoding helix-hairpin-helix domain-containing protein, producing MSDFKKIPYVGEATQADLLALGYEDIASLKGADIEEMFERTKVLGRGSDRCILYVYRTVCYYANTPSHDKAKLKWWLWKD
- a CDS encoding DMT family transporter, whose protein sequence is MLKRFYISHLGIFYMLFACFMFAVTGAFAKYLSKDMPSIEVVFFRNLIGLFIVIYAIYKFPFKQTGGHFFLLMFRGFVGTVALFAFFYNVAHVNLATAFTFQKTNPIFTAILAAIVFKERLSSLGWFAVFLGFGGILLVIQPNLGINKTDIIGIWSGLGAAIAYTSVKELNKSYGTNVIVLSFMLWGSFLPLICMGMAEFFTYEPLDFLFSKFAMPSWHNVVFILLMGLSGYYFQAFMTKAFAVGKKAGVIAAVSYADVIFTLIIGYFMGDALPNHLALAGIVLVVVSGILVVKEK
- the ribH gene encoding 6,7-dimethyl-8-ribityllumazine synthase, translated to MKIIEGNLALKGDEKIAIINARFNHIITDRLVEGAKDAFLRHGGDEKNLTLVLVPGAFEIPMALEKVLASGKFDAVCCVGAVIRGATPHFDYVSAETTKGIANVTLKYAKPVTFGVLTVDNIEQAIERAGSKAGNKGFEAMTGVIEMLNLYKKLGE
- a CDS encoding DUF805 domain-containing protein, translating into MTFGTSVVTCFSKYVNFQGRASRSEFWWFALFNALVEICTFFLDKAKGEDTLTISTIIGLILILPWFSAQARRLHDIDKSAWWLLLNIIVLGQIIILIMCIFPGSQGANSFGEDPLLQPEDSGIKIENN
- a CDS encoding DMT family transporter; protein product: MIHFLALLLAGCCEVSGVFFITKFSKSTGVKKWANFILLLGNFALSLTLLSYAMQTIAMSVAYAIWTGIGAIGAAVVGVVFEGEKINFKKALFLALIIFSVIMLKIV
- the kdsA gene encoding 3-deoxy-8-phosphooctulonate synthase; the encoded protein is MILIAGPCVIESKELVFEVAKRLVKFNENPKLDFYFKSSFDKANRTSISSFRGPGLEKGCEILAEVKKEFGFKILTDIHESYQAQPVGEVADVLQIPAFLCRQTDLLVAAAKTKAVVNIKKGQFLAASAMKHSVKKVLETRGVNGDGYEVAKANGVWLTERGSTFGYGNLVVDMRNLVMMREFAPVIFDATHSVQMPSALGEKSGGDARFVPYLARAAASVGVDGFFYETHINPCEALCDGPNMLNLDELEKVVNDTLKIEEILNF